In the genome of Cryptomeria japonica chromosome 8, Sugi_1.0, whole genome shotgun sequence, one region contains:
- the LOC131048358 gene encoding uncharacterized protein LOC131048358, producing the protein MATTTSSTPQSSTPQRTFKTDPNSPLWKYVKIIDQVKGGGTFLWICNFCSTKKTSSYSRVKAHFCAIPQQGIKPCLGKNGNGMSPQEIAGYIREQEEADARVGRASNHPLLTRRGSKSKRPPTSPSYSDFPDIVVESHPFLDPISEEPVIVKRSKGPLERAFKNDAREIVDQSVGRCLYANGLSFNVVRSPYWQDMLKKVNEAPQGYIGPGYEKVRSTLLAKEVKNIDNALAPIRNSWKQTGVSIISDGWKDTKNRPLINVIAVCPKGAMFLKAVDCEGQVKDAQFIANILIQCIQDVGSQNVVQVITDNAKNCRAAGMLIETRFEHIFWTPCAVHSLNLMLQKIGRKIDWIKQIYVEAEEIQMFITNHNMSQAIFRSFSQLELLKVAETRFASNTIVLRRLVKVRQPLASMVISQSWSLWRQSNTERAANVKRMILDDTWWDRVEYLLSFTEPIMSMIRYTDMDHPCLGEVYDGIDSMIEKMKAIINAKEQDPEETFFKEVQSICVERWNKMTTPLHLLAFALTPKFYSDEMLAKPSRVPPYRDSEVSEGCRTALTKLFPDSEMEDLMTSEFADFVASNGQSVSALCDKYKKDSHAWWYLNGHTSPNLQTLAIKVLSQVASSSSSERNWSTYSFIHSVKRNRLAASKAEELVYVHSNLRLLTHKQNEYKDGSTKFWDVDPERTDLDFSAATQSLLSGESDSQCAASASGSEAACGSSTLPTSSNVNDDVDLDLPSDPYDAIADY; encoded by the exons atggcaacgactactagctctactcctcaaagctctactcctcaacggactttcaaaactgacccaaattcacctttatggaaatatgtcaaaataatagaccaagtaaaaggtggtggaacatttttatggatatgcaacttctgtagtacgaaaaaaactagctcctacagtcgtgtcaaagcccatttttgtgccattccccaacaaggaatcaaaccatgtctaggaaagaatggaaatgggatgtcacctcaagaaatagcaggatatattagagagcaagaggaagcagatgcaagagttggtcgtgcctcaaaccatcctttgttgaCAAGAAGAGGAAGTAAATCAAAGAGGCCCCCTACTTCTCCATCTTATAGCGATTTTCCTGATATCGTGGTAGAGAGCCACCCATTCTTGGACCCAATTAGTGAAGAACCTGTTATTGTGAAGAGAAGCAAgggaccattagagagagcatttaagaatgatgctagagagattgtagatcaatccgttggaagatgtctatatgcaaacggtttgtcatttaatgtggtacgatcaccatattggcaggatatgttgaaaaaggtaaatgaggctccacaagggtaCATAGGGCCAGGTTATGAAAAGGTGCGTAGcaccttactagcaaaggaggtaaaaaacatagacaatgcattggctcccattagaaattcatggaaacaaacaggggtgtccatcatttcagatggatggaaggataccaaaaatcggccattaattaatgtaattgcagtgtgccctaaaggggcaatgtttctgaaagctgtggattgtgaaggacaggtgaaggatgcacaatttattgctaacatccttatacaatgcattcaAGATGTGGGatctcaaaatgttgtccaagtaataacggataatgcaaagaattgtagagctgcaggtatgttgattgagacacggtttgaacacatattttggacaccttgtgctgtccactctctcaacctcatgctacaaaagataggcaggaaaatagattggatcaaacaaatttatgttgaggctgaagagatccaaatgttcatcacaaaccataacatgtcacaggccattttcagatcattttcacagttggagttgctaaag gttgccgagacccgatttgcatccaacacaatcgtcttgaggcgacttgtgaaggtgcgacagccacttgctagcatggtaattagtcaaagttggtccctatggaggcaatccaatactgaaagggcagcaaatgtaaagcgcatgatcctagatgacacttggtgggatcgagtggaatatcttttgagtttcactgagcccatcatgagtatgatccgttatactgacatggatcacccatgtttgggagaggtatatgatggcattgactcgatgattgagaaaatgaaagccatcatcaatgcaaaagagcaagatcccgaagaaactttcttcaaagaggttcaatcaatttgtgttgagcggtggaacaaaatgaccaccccactacatcttcttgcatttgcattgactcccaaattttatagtgatgaaatgcttgctaagccatcaagggtaccaccatatagagattcagaagtcagtgaagggtgtaggacagcacttactaaactcttcccagattctgaaatggaggatttaatgacaagtgagtttgctgattttgtagcctccaatggtcaaagtgtttccgctctctgtgacaagtataaaaaggattctcatgcttggtggtacctcaatggccatacatcaccaaaccttcaaactcttgcaatcaaagttttatcgcaa gttgctagttcctcttcatctgagcgaaattggagcacatactcctttatccactcagtgaaacgcaaccgactggcagcaagtaaggcagaagagctcgtttatgtgcattcaaacttgcgccttcttactcataaacaaaatgagtataaggatgggagcacaaagttttgggatgtagatccagagcgaactgatttggatttttcagctgccacacaatctttactttctggggagtctgatagccaatgtgctgctagtgcaagtggcagtgaggctgcatgtggttccagtactctacctacatcatctaatgtcaatgatgatgttgatcttgatcttcctagtgacccatatgatgctattgctgattattag